From the Halalkalicoccus sp. CGA53 genome, one window contains:
- a CDS encoding AtuA-related protein: MRTVRDLAHVRAGDKGNTSNLVVVADSEAAYEELLAGLTADRVHERFAHLGAKEVTRYEHPPTGALNFVVRGVLAGGVTTSLRVDGHGKSLSSLLAGTKLPEESR, translated from the coding sequence GTGAGGACGGTCCGCGACCTCGCGCACGTCCGCGCCGGCGACAAGGGGAACACGTCGAACCTCGTCGTCGTCGCCGATTCGGAGGCGGCGTACGAGGAGCTCCTCGCGGGACTCACCGCCGACCGCGTCCACGAACGCTTCGCCCACCTCGGCGCGAAGGAGGTCACCCGCTACGAGCACCCGCCGACGGGTGCACTGAACTTCGTCGTCCGCGGCGTCCTCGCGGGCGGGGTGACGACCTCGCTCCGCGTCGACGGCCACGGGAAGTCGCTCTCGTCGCTGCTCGCCGGGACGAAACTGCCCGAGGAGTCCCGGTAG
- a CDS encoding thiolase family protein, translated as MAFEEAVIAGIGETEKSRPSPRNDQPAYDLEEYLATAARLTLADADLDADEVDGLGVARPSVETPYRYPLLLADELGFRDLAWITATDHCGGQAVPLLAQAAMAVDAGVVETVLCLGADTPKVPGGGGEVFPRDPRGLQRNYKDPFGVQGTNAEAALAQRRHAERYGTSPEVLGRIYVAQRRHAAANPLAYLREEVDLETYLDSEPIADPIRLFDCVIPVNAGFGALVTTPERAAELGTDPVSIAGVGHNHSPSVPRDETLTTIGMEPAARRAFGMAGLDPREADFYQLYDDYPIVVTMEMIEIGLCRPTEAARFVAETDFGVEGEVPLNTGGGQLCAGQAGVAGGFLQLVEGVRQLRGEGGEGQVPDAEWGIVTGIGGVSANYDGVLAANSVMVLERGVSA; from the coding sequence ATGGCGTTCGAGGAGGCGGTGATCGCCGGCATCGGCGAGACCGAGAAGAGCAGACCGAGCCCGAGAAACGACCAGCCTGCCTACGACTTAGAGGAGTACCTCGCGACGGCGGCCCGACTCACGCTCGCGGACGCGGACCTCGACGCCGACGAGGTCGACGGGCTCGGGGTCGCCCGGCCCTCGGTCGAGACCCCGTACCGCTACCCACTTTTGCTCGCGGACGAACTCGGCTTTCGCGATCTCGCGTGGATCACGGCGACCGACCACTGCGGCGGACAGGCCGTCCCCCTGCTCGCGCAGGCCGCGATGGCCGTCGACGCGGGCGTCGTCGAGACCGTACTCTGTCTGGGGGCCGACACCCCGAAGGTCCCCGGCGGCGGGGGCGAGGTATTCCCCCGTGATCCCCGCGGCCTCCAGCGGAACTACAAGGACCCGTTCGGCGTCCAGGGGACGAACGCGGAGGCGGCGCTCGCCCAGCGCCGTCACGCCGAGCGCTACGGGACGTCCCCCGAGGTCCTCGGTCGCATCTACGTCGCCCAGCGCCGGCACGCGGCGGCCAACCCGCTCGCGTACCTCCGCGAGGAGGTCGACCTCGAGACCTACCTCGACTCGGAGCCGATCGCCGACCCGATCCGGCTGTTCGACTGCGTCATCCCGGTCAACGCGGGCTTCGGCGCGCTCGTGACCACGCCAGAGCGGGCCGCAGAACTGGGTACCGATCCGGTGTCGATCGCCGGCGTCGGTCACAATCACAGCCCGTCGGTCCCCAGGGACGAAACGCTCACCACCATCGGGATGGAGCCGGCGGCCCGCCGGGCGTTCGGGATGGCGGGGCTCGACCCACGAGAGGCGGACTTCTACCAGCTCTACGACGACTACCCGATCGTCGTGACGATGGAAATGATCGAAATCGGTCTCTGTCGACCGACGGAGGCCGCCCGGTTCGTCGCGGAGACCGACTTCGGCGTCGAGGGCGAGGTCCCGCTGAACACGGGCGGCGGCCAGCTCTGTGCCGGCCAGGCAGGCGTCGCCGGGGGGTTCCTCCAGCTCGTCGAGGGGGTCAGACAGCTCCGCGGCGAGGGCGGCGAGGGACAGGTCCCCGACGCCGAATGGGGGATCGTCACCGGCATCGGCGGCGTCTCCGCGAACTACGACGGCGTGCTCGCGGCGAACTCCGTGATGGTCCTCGAACGGGGGGTGTCGGCGTGA
- a CDS encoding Zn-ribbon domain-containing OB-fold protein, translating into MIDDRPLPDTKAEHDATFWEAAAEDRLLVQECGSCSHRQLYPGPVCRACHAEAPGWIEAEGTGEVHSYTVIRRATEHRAFEPVIPYVVASVELPEGPRMLTNVVGCDVEDVEVGMSVVVEFEPLGAGLAIPVFRPR; encoded by the coding sequence GTGATCGACGACCGACCGCTCCCGGACACGAAGGCAGAACACGACGCGACCTTCTGGGAGGCGGCCGCCGAGGACCGGCTGCTCGTCCAGGAGTGTGGGTCCTGTAGCCACCGGCAGCTCTATCCAGGACCGGTCTGTCGGGCGTGTCACGCCGAGGCACCCGGCTGGATCGAGGCCGAGGGCACCGGCGAGGTCCACTCGTACACGGTGATCCGCCGGGCGACCGAACACCGCGCGTTCGAGCCGGTGATCCCGTACGTCGTCGCGTCGGTCGAGCTTCCGGAGGGTCCGAGAATGCTGACGAACGTCGTCGGCTGCGACGTCGAGGACGTCGAGGTCGGAATGTCGGTCGTCGTGGAGTTCGAGCCGTTGGGAGCGGGACTCGCGATCCCGGTGTTCCGTCCGCGGTGA
- a CDS encoding thiamine pyrophosphate-binding protein — translation MTDSATTATGSDYTLDALVAEGIGTLFGVIGEGNAHLLDAVNDSELSFEQARHEQAAVSMADGYARTTGEVAVCTLTHGPGVTNGATGIAAADRDDVPLVVLVGDTGAEGRETSLQYLDHRTFAEPITVYRTRVETPATLPESLSRAFDRARTRSGPVLVELPSDVQRALAPGESYEPVPRPRQRPRPDGRLLSEAVSLLERAEHPAILAGGGAARSDAGEAIAALAERIGAPIATTYFGRGVLPDSHPLVSGIGGTFMTPANDDLLREVDVLVAVGATLSGKVSRYGELYADADVIQVDLSEEAIGTHRVPRVGLVSDARAAVEALTDRVGSNPDRADRVKGRIAGAPDPWADGFTDTEDEIDPRELTLALSEAVPGDSIVAVDSGNNTGFPAVFHEIGEGGSVLVNGNFGTMGYALPAALGAAAADPDRTVVCYTGDGAFMQVIQELETGARLGLPLIVAVLNDRSYGIIRHRQRLEYDRETASSYDSPEFVSIAEGFGCEAALVRARSDLAVVEEYLASEPGVPLVLDVRTDPGVARPGFPPY, via the coding sequence ATGACCGACAGTGCCACGACCGCCACCGGGAGCGACTACACCCTCGACGCGCTCGTCGCCGAGGGGATCGGGACGCTCTTCGGCGTCATCGGCGAGGGCAACGCCCACCTGCTCGACGCGGTGAACGACTCGGAACTCTCCTTCGAACAGGCGCGTCACGAACAGGCGGCCGTCTCGATGGCCGACGGCTACGCCCGAACGACCGGCGAGGTCGCCGTCTGTACGCTCACCCACGGTCCGGGCGTGACGAACGGCGCGACCGGCATCGCGGCGGCCGACCGCGACGACGTCCCGCTCGTGGTCCTGGTGGGGGACACCGGCGCCGAGGGGCGAGAGACGTCGCTCCAGTACCTCGATCACCGGACGTTCGCGGAGCCGATCACGGTCTACAGAACGAGAGTCGAGACGCCCGCGACGCTCCCCGAGTCGCTCTCGCGAGCGTTCGACCGGGCTCGCACCCGAAGCGGTCCGGTCCTCGTCGAACTCCCGAGCGACGTCCAGCGCGCGTTGGCACCCGGAGAGAGCTACGAGCCGGTCCCCCGACCGCGCCAGCGACCCCGGCCGGACGGACGACTGCTCTCGGAGGCCGTCTCGCTGCTAGAGCGTGCCGAGCACCCCGCGATCCTCGCCGGCGGCGGCGCGGCTCGATCGGACGCGGGCGAGGCGATCGCGGCGCTCGCCGAACGGATCGGCGCGCCGATCGCGACGACCTACTTCGGCCGGGGCGTGCTCCCCGACTCGCACCCGCTGGTCAGCGGGATCGGCGGCACGTTCATGACGCCCGCGAACGACGACCTGCTCCGTGAGGTGGACGTCCTCGTGGCCGTCGGCGCGACGCTCTCGGGGAAGGTGAGCCGCTACGGCGAACTCTACGCCGACGCGGACGTGATTCAGGTCGACCTCTCGGAGGAGGCGATCGGCACACACCGGGTACCGAGGGTCGGCCTCGTCTCCGACGCCCGGGCGGCGGTCGAGGCGCTGACCGACCGGGTCGGATCGAACCCGGATCGAGCCGACCGGGTCAAGGGGCGGATCGCGGGCGCGCCCGATCCCTGGGCCGACGGCTTCACCGACACGGAGGACGAGATCGACCCACGAGAGCTCACGCTCGCGCTCTCGGAGGCGGTGCCGGGGGACTCGATCGTCGCCGTGGACTCGGGGAACAACACCGGATTTCCCGCCGTGTTCCACGAGATCGGAGAGGGCGGGAGCGTCCTCGTCAACGGCAACTTCGGGACGATGGGCTACGCGCTGCCGGCGGCGCTGGGCGCGGCGGCCGCCGATCCCGACCGGACGGTCGTCTGCTACACCGGTGACGGCGCGTTCATGCAGGTGATCCAGGAGCTAGAGACGGGCGCGAGACTCGGCTTACCACTGATAGTCGCGGTACTCAACGACCGGAGCTACGGTATCATCCGCCACCGCCAGCGCCTCGAGTACGACCGCGAGACGGCGAGCAGCTACGACAGCCCCGAGTTCGTCTCGATCGCGGAAGGGTTCGGCTGCGAGGCGGCGCTCGTCCGCGCTCGCTCCGATCTCGCCGTCGTCGAGGAGTACCTCGCGTCGGAACCGGGGGTCCCGCTCGTGCTCGATGTCCGGACCGATCCCGGGGTTGCCCGCCCCGGGTTCCCTCCGTACTGA
- a CDS encoding CaiB/BaiF CoA transferase family protein, producing the protein MTDATDSHPLSDVRVLDCTQMLSGPFATQLLADMGADVIKIERPERGDITRNIGDELEAGGVTAYFASLNRGKRSVELDLSSEEGAAAFSLLADEADVLVENYRPGTMEKWGLGYEELRSANEDLVYCSISGFLDGPYRDLPAFDMVAQALSGSMSVTGEADGPPARPGIPIGDICAGMYAVIGVTTALYRGNGGYVEVPMFEGLVSWLTERAGRTFATGEPYPRLGTVHPSLAPYRAVESADGWFALAIGSDDTWRALCSAIDRPELATDERFVTNADRVANREALADTLGPIFEEHSAEEWFALFREHGIPGAPVKDTREVFEDEHLLESGTLDEITVGEVEFPYPVCPIEFSIGGMRSGHTPPRLGEHTEAVLSSVLSPEELSGVGGDD; encoded by the coding sequence ATGACCGACGCCACCGACAGCCACCCGCTCTCCGACGTGCGGGTCCTCGACTGTACACAGATGCTCTCGGGCCCGTTCGCGACGCAGCTGCTCGCGGACATGGGCGCGGACGTGATCAAGATCGAACGGCCCGAACGGGGCGACATCACCCGGAACATCGGCGACGAGCTGGAGGCGGGCGGGGTCACCGCCTACTTCGCGTCGCTGAACCGGGGAAAGCGGAGCGTCGAACTCGACCTCTCGAGCGAGGAGGGGGCGGCGGCGTTCTCCCTGCTTGCCGACGAGGCCGACGTGCTCGTCGAGAACTACCGGCCGGGGACGATGGAGAAGTGGGGTCTCGGCTACGAGGAGCTCCGGTCGGCCAACGAGGACCTGGTCTACTGCTCGATCTCGGGCTTCCTCGACGGGCCGTACCGCGACCTGCCGGCGTTCGACATGGTCGCGCAGGCGCTCTCGGGGAGCATGAGCGTCACCGGGGAGGCAGACGGTCCACCGGCGAGACCGGGGATCCCCATCGGCGACATCTGTGCGGGGATGTACGCCGTGATCGGGGTGACGACCGCGCTCTACCGGGGTAACGGCGGGTACGTCGAAGTGCCGATGTTCGAGGGGCTGGTCTCCTGGCTCACCGAGCGCGCGGGCCGCACCTTCGCCACGGGCGAGCCCTACCCCAGGCTGGGAACCGTCCACCCCTCGCTCGCGCCGTATCGCGCGGTCGAGTCCGCAGACGGCTGGTTCGCGCTCGCCATCGGCAGCGACGACACCTGGCGCGCGCTCTGTTCGGCGATCGACAGGCCGGAGCTCGCGACCGACGAGCGGTTCGTGACGAACGCCGACCGCGTGGCGAACCGAGAGGCGCTCGCGGATACACTCGGGCCGATCTTCGAGGAGCACTCGGCCGAGGAGTGGTTCGCACTCTTCCGGGAACACGGCATCCCGGGCGCTCCGGTCAAGGACACCCGTGAGGTGTTCGAGGACGAACACCTACTGGAGAGCGGTACCCTCGACGAGATAACGGTCGGAGAGGTCGAGTTCCCGTACCCGGTCTGTCCGATCGAGTTCTCGATCGGGGGGATGCGGTCGGGACACACCCCACCGCGACTCGGCGAGCACACCGAGGCGGTGCTGTCGTCGGTGCTCTCCCCGGAGGAGCTCTCTGGGGTCGGCGGGGACGACTGA
- a CDS encoding mandelate racemase/muconate lactonizing enzyme family protein, with protein MRDYSNHATNRAESRDVAITDIRTCVVEGNFEWNLIEIETDAGVTGIGESYRGGGVPELVEYTKRFLIGENPLDVERLFRRIVQEMSGHGGTTGKVVTAASGIEIALWDAAGKILDLPVYQLLGSKFRDEVRIYCDCHAGEAYAVEDGYTEYADADAYSPEAYAAEARRVVDMGFSALKFDLDMEMDNDPDPTNGRLSNAAIHRKREIVEAVREEIGYEVDLAFDCHWDYSVESAKRLAYQLEEFELMWLEDPVPPENMRAQREVTGATRTPIATGENRFRVHELSELLYEHGVDVITPDPTTVGGLAETMRVADRAEENYIPISPHNVCSPVGTMACVHLGAAIANFDVLEYHALEVEWWDDLVTREEPLIDEGYIEVPETPGLGIELDYDVVEEHRLSGTEGF; from the coding sequence ATGAGGGATTATTCGAACCACGCAACGAACCGGGCGGAATCGCGCGACGTCGCAATCACGGACATCCGGACCTGCGTCGTCGAGGGCAACTTCGAGTGGAACCTGATCGAGATCGAGACCGACGCCGGGGTGACCGGCATCGGCGAGTCCTACCGTGGCGGGGGCGTCCCCGAACTCGTCGAGTACACGAAACGGTTTCTGATCGGGGAGAACCCGCTCGACGTCGAGCGGCTGTTCAGGCGGATCGTTCAGGAGATGTCGGGACACGGCGGGACGACCGGGAAGGTCGTCACCGCGGCGTCGGGCATCGAGATCGCGCTCTGGGACGCCGCGGGGAAGATCCTCGACCTGCCGGTGTATCAGCTGCTGGGGAGCAAGTTCCGCGACGAGGTGCGGATCTACTGCGACTGTCACGCGGGGGAAGCGTACGCCGTCGAGGACGGTTACACCGAGTACGCCGACGCCGACGCCTACTCCCCGGAGGCGTACGCTGCCGAGGCACGTCGCGTCGTCGACATGGGGTTCAGTGCGCTGAAGTTCGACCTCGACATGGAGATGGACAACGATCCGGACCCGACGAACGGCCGGCTCTCGAACGCGGCGATCCACCGGAAACGGGAGATCGTCGAGGCGGTGCGCGAGGAGATCGGCTACGAGGTCGACCTCGCGTTCGACTGTCACTGGGACTACTCGGTCGAGAGCGCGAAGCGACTGGCCTACCAGCTAGAGGAGTTCGAACTGATGTGGCTCGAGGACCCCGTCCCGCCGGAGAACATGCGCGCACAGCGCGAGGTGACGGGGGCGACGCGGACGCCGATCGCGACCGGCGAGAACCGGTTCAGAGTCCACGAGCTCTCCGAACTCCTCTACGAGCACGGCGTGGACGTGATCACGCCGGATCCGACGACCGTGGGCGGGCTCGCGGAGACGATGCGGGTGGCGGATCGGGCGGAGGAGAACTACATCCCGATCTCGCCGCACAACGTCTGTTCCCCCGTGGGAACGATGGCGTGTGTCCACCTGGGGGCTGCGATCGCGAACTTCGACGTGCTCGAGTACCACGCGCTCGAGGTCGAGTGGTGGGACGACCTGGTGACGCGCGAGGAGCCGCTGATCGACGAGGGATACATCGAGGTACCCGAGACGCCCGGGCTCGGGATCGAGCTGGACTACGACGTCGTCGAGGAGCACCGACTGTCGGGGACCGAGGGCTTCTGA
- a CDS encoding mandelate racemase/muconate lactonizing enzyme family protein, with translation MEIADVESFPVAIPLETPVSFSNRTITYRDHAITYVRTREGREGVGYSLGYEGAGLIADAVESMLAPLLVGEDPRDTERLWREMYDGNVQIGRTGLFLRAISTVDIALWDLKAKAADQPLYKLLGGYADSVPSYASGGYYRDDKGHEGLRAEIGRYLAEGHDTVKMKVGRRSVPEEVERVAAVREEIGPDRTLLLDANGKWANATEAIRACRAFEPYDPYFIEEPVMIDRVETMAAVNDALGYPVATGELEGTRHNFARLHDTGAATILQPDATVCGGITEWLKIAHHAAAYDVPIAPHYNWNLHSSLVGSIENGLFVEYFYRDMDVKVFDDIVSEPLAPDDEGLISLPSEPGHGVQLDERAVEGFRETADEVDRE, from the coding sequence ATGGAGATCGCAGACGTCGAGTCGTTCCCCGTAGCGATCCCGCTCGAGACGCCCGTCTCGTTCTCGAACCGGACGATCACCTACCGCGATCACGCGATCACGTACGTCCGGACGAGAGAGGGACGAGAGGGCGTCGGCTACTCGCTGGGCTACGAGGGGGCGGGACTGATCGCCGACGCGGTCGAGTCGATGCTCGCGCCGTTGCTCGTCGGCGAGGACCCGCGGGACACCGAGCGGCTCTGGCGCGAGATGTACGACGGCAACGTCCAGATCGGGAGGACCGGACTCTTCCTCCGGGCGATCTCCACCGTCGACATCGCGCTCTGGGACCTCAAGGCGAAGGCCGCCGACCAGCCGCTCTACAAGCTACTGGGCGGCTACGCCGACTCGGTCCCGTCGTACGCCAGCGGCGGCTACTACCGCGACGACAAGGGCCACGAGGGTCTCCGCGCGGAGATCGGGCGGTATCTGGCCGAGGGCCACGACACGGTGAAGATGAAGGTCGGGCGGCGATCCGTCCCCGAGGAGGTCGAGCGTGTCGCGGCGGTGCGAGAGGAGATCGGTCCCGACCGGACGCTGCTGCTCGACGCGAACGGGAAGTGGGCGAACGCCACCGAGGCGATCCGGGCGTGTCGCGCGTTCGAGCCGTACGACCCGTACTTCATCGAGGAGCCGGTGATGATCGACCGAGTCGAGACGATGGCGGCGGTGAACGACGCACTCGGCTATCCAGTGGCGACGGGCGAACTCGAGGGGACGCGACACAACTTCGCGCGCCTGCACGATACGGGTGCGGCGACGATCCTCCAGCCCGACGCGACGGTCTGTGGCGGGATCACCGAGTGGCTGAAGATCGCCCACCACGCGGCGGCCTACGACGTCCCGATCGCGCCACACTACAACTGGAACCTCCACTCGTCGCTGGTCGGCAGTATCGAGAACGGGCTGTTCGTCGAGTACTTCTACCGAGACATGGACGTGAAGGTGTTCGACGACATCGTCAGTGAGCCGCTCGCGCCGGACGACGAGGGTTTGATTTCCCTCCCGAGCGAGCCGGGCCACGGCGTGCAGCTAGACGAGCGGGCGGTCGAGGGGTTCAGGGAGACGGCGGACGAGGTAGACAGAGAATGA